The sequence aatgcaggccaccatagacatacagtgCCACctacacgcaccagccctccggtggcagccccctgcaccaggcttcctgtgcgtgtccagagcccagtactccctgtttctcctcctcgcactcgccctgaggtgcgtgtactcggcccagtaccaccagtgccggcaccacacaTCAGGCCTATAGTGGacagtctcccgcctgtccggcgctgccagagctcccgcccctcagtccagaggcgccacagcccctcagtccagaggcgccagagcccctcagtccagaggcgccagagccccacagtccagaggcgccagagcccctcagttcagaggcgccagagcccctcagtccagaggcgccagagcccctcattccagaggcgccagagcccctcagtccagaggcgccagagctcctcagtccagaggcgccagagcccctcagtccagaggcgccagagctcctcagtccagcgctgccagagccttcctctccagcgttgccggagctgcccgtctgcccagcgccatcagagtctcccgtctgtcctgagccgccagtgccgccagtctgcaaggagccgccagtggcgccagtctgcaaggagccgccagtggcgccagtctgcaaggagccgccagtgccgccagtctgcaaggagccgccagtgccgccagtctgcaaggagccgccagtgccgccagtctgccaggagctgccagtgctgccagtcagccaggatccgccagtcagccatgatctgcCAGGGCCGCCATTCAGCCATGATCTGTCAgggccgccattcagccaggatctgccagagccgccagtcagccaggatctgccagagtcatcagtctgtcccgagttgcccctctgtcccgagctgcccctctgtcccgagctgcccctcagtccagtgggttcatttagaagggtcgccgtggataggaggccacggaagcggacaatggggcggactaagactatggtgaagtgggggccacgtccagcaccagagccgccaccgacagatgcccacccagaccctccccaataggttcaggttttgcggctgtTTTCGTTTTTTCACGTTTCTTGattttgtatattgttctattttcatcCTTATTAAAGATGTATTTAAATTACcacactgcgttttggtccgcctctccttcaacagaagaatcccGTGACAGATGGCTAATGTGACCATGTCACGGACTACATTATCAAGAAAGGATGCTTTCTTCAGGACCTCCATTGAATGTTGGTTTGCAGAGCTCCTCCATAACTCTACAGAACTCCACATTACTGTTTTCCCTATTTCACCCTCACTTCAAAATCTTAATTAAACTAATCCCCCGTGAAGGAGATAAATGCTTAATTCCCCCCATGGCTCTTAGGCTGCATGTAAATGTTCTGCCAAGGGGCTTCAGCACAGAAAAAAAGCATCATTTGATAACGAAGAGGAGAAAAAAATTGTATTCCTCTTGTGCATTGCTCATTCCCCTTTTGTCTGCACATGAAGTTTAAATTGATTTGAACATGTTCGGATCGTACACAAGGAGACTACGTgagtgtcatgttctgacctttatttcctttgttttgtatttatttagtatggtcagggcgtgagttgggtgggcagtctatgtttgattttctatgatttgggatttctatgtttcggcctattatggttctcaatcagaggcaggtgtcattagttgtctctgattgagaatcatacttaggaagcctgggttgcactgtttgtttgtgggtgattgtctatgttagtggcttgtgttcagcacaggtctcatttgtagcttcacggtcgtcattggtttattgtttttgttactcttttgtatagtgttgcagtgttcagtgttctctttattaaaattcactatgaacacataccatgccgcattttggtcctctgatccttctcgcctctcctcttcagatgaagaggaggaagactgtGACAGTGAGAGATTTAATGTGACTCAATGTTGCTTCTAATAGCACCTTGAATTCGCTGATGTGGTTGTTTTTATATTTACAAGAAAATCACTTTATATTTTACTTCAGACATATGAAATATTTGTAACAGCAACGTGAAAGAGCACTCAGAGATAATGATGACTTATCTTTTAGCCAAAAGATCAATGGCCAAACCCATTGAAGATAACTACTGTATTTTATTCATAAAGATAAATTGCATGcacatacagtgagctccaataGTATTGGAACAGTCACAAATGTAATAAtattgttgttttggctctgtactccaggaTTTTGGATTTAAATCATACATAGACTATGGGGTTAAAgggcagactgtcagctttaatttgagggtattccCATCCATATCGGTTGAACcctttagaaattacagcactttttgtatgctgtccccccattttaggggaccaaaagtattgggacaattaaattatatgtgtattaaagtagtaaaaggTACTTGGTCCCATATTGACACCACATTAATGACttcatcaagcttgtgactctacaaagttgttggatgcatttgctctttgttttggttgtgtttcagattattttgtgcccaacagaaatgaatggtaaataatgtattgtgtcattttggagtcacttttattgtagataagaatataatatgtttctaaacaaatctacattaatgtggatgctaccatgattagggataatcctgaatgaatcatgaatactgaggagtgagaaagttacagaggtaTAAATATCATACACCCcagaaatgctaacctcccctgttattgtaatggtgggAGATTAGCATGTCTTGTGCTTATGATAATTGTGTGTCTGCAacgttctcactcatcattattgacGATTAATTAGTAGTCACTGGGTGAATTGGTACAACAGCCAAAGTGTAACTAATAACTTcacaatgctcaaagggatatttaatgtctgcttttttttacccatctaccaataggtgcccttctttgtgaggcattggaaaacctccctggtctttgtggtttaatctgtgtttgaaGTTCACTGCTCGATtgggggaccttacagataatagggaggaggacagaggtcagagacctggcagtgtggtaccaggacaacaacctctctctcaatgtgagtaaggcaaaggagctgattgtggactacaggaaatggcgggccgaacaggccccctaTTATCATCGATGggactgaagtggagcgggtcgagagtttcaagttccttggtgtccacatcaccaacaaactatcatgattcaaacacaccaagacagatgtgaagagggcacgacaacatgTTTTCCCCCTCATGTttgacatgggtccccagatcctcaagagGTTCTAGAGCTgtgccatcgagagcatcctgaccgtaaggcgctacagagggtagtgtgtatggaccagtaaatcactggggccaagcttcctgacatccaggacctataaacTAGGCGGTGTCACAGAAAGGCCCAGTcatcgttattgttatgtacatgTAATTTGATTTTagttagtttatttagtaaatattttatcaactttatttcttgaactgcattgttggttaagagcttttaaataagcatttcactataagttctactacacctgttgtattcggcgcatgtgacaaatcaaatttgatttgataattgtatgtgtagggtacagagatgaggtagtcattgaaaaatcatgttaaacaccattattgcacacacagaacttattatgtgacttctgtGATAGAAAAATTATACATTTACATGATTTGTTTGATATTAATAGTTACCAATTAACACTTAACAAATAGGAGGATATTTCTGTTCTGTTAGTGTCTGTGTTTTTATTGTCTCCACTCTAGTTCCCTGCAGCTAATCTGGGCGTATGGTCACTGGAGATGGCTTGAGCTGACAAATgaatgcgtggccatgcacgcctccaactcaatcatcaagtttgcagacgacactccAGTggcaggcttgattaccaacaatgacgagatggcctacagggaggagttgagggccctcggagtgtggtgtcaggaaaataacctcacactcaacgtcaacaaaacaaacgaGACgctcgtggacttcaggaaacagcagagtgagcacccccctatccacatcgacgggaccgtggtggagaaagttttaagttcctctgtgtatacatcacggacaaactgaactggtccacccacacagacagcgtgatgaagaaggcgcaacagcgcctcttcaacctctggaggctgaagaaattcgactTGTCAACGAAAACAcaaacaaacttttacagatgcgcaatcgagagcatcctgtcgggctgtatcaccgcttggtacggaaactgctcctCCCACAGCCGtaatgctctccagagggtagtgaggtctgcacaacatattactgggggcaaactacctgccctccaggacacctacaccactcgATGTAACAGAAGGCCAAACAGAtcatcaaggccatcagactgttaacttctctagggtagggggcagcattcggaattttgtatgaaaagcgtgcccaaattaaactgcctgctactcagccataaaagccagaatatgcatataattagtagatttggatagaaaacattctgaagtttctaaaactgtttgaatgatgtctgtgagtataacagaacgagctggatgggcattctatgttgtgtgtctagtttgtctgtttctgtggttggcctgatatggttctcaatcagaggcaggtgttagtcatggtctctgattgggaaccatatttaggtagcttgttttgtgttggggtttgtgggtgattatttccgtgtctgtgtttgtttcaaCACACAGGACTGTTTTCgattttcacatttattgttttgtatatttgtagtgttTTCCCGGTATtcgtctttattaaagatgtttaaccctaaccatgctgcgttttggtccgcctctccttcccaggaagaaagccgttacacagacatctgccagagtggcatgagctgatcacgccCGTTCACGGAGAGTTAGCTTGCGTTCCactgcatttctacagacaaaggaattctccagttgaaacattattgaagatatatgttaaaaacatcctaaagattgattctatacatcgatgacatgtttctacggactgtaacggaacgtTTTGACTTTTCAGctgctcgcgcctcatgaatttggattactgggctaaatacgagaacaaaaaggaggtatttggatataaatgaTGGACATCGAAAGCTAGCGTCCCACATTCCCTAGTGAGGTTAagcagccatcactaacattgagtggctgctgccaaattactgactcaaatctctagccacttaaataataaaaaattggatgtaataaatgtatcactggtcactttaaacaatgccactttatataatgtttacataccctacattactcatctcatatgtatatactgtaccataccatctactgtatcttgccaaAGCCGCACGGCCatctctcatccatatatttacatgtatatattcttattcattcctttacacttgtgtgtgtataaggtagttgttttgAAATTGTTAGATGACTTTTTAAATATTACTGaacggtcagaactagaagcacaagcatttcgctacactcgcattaacatctgctaagcatgtgtttgtgaccaataaaatgtgctttgatttgatttgacattatgTAAAATTAGTTTGAGATTGACAGATAATGTTTAAATGCAAAATACTTTATTTAGTGTTTGGGATCTTCAACTCAGTTTGCGACCCTTAATCCAGGCTGGACAGGAGGAAGTCAACCTGCATTTCTAGAATCTCCATCACCTGCCACGAGAGCCTCTGAGGGCTTTCATAGATGGACTCATCGAGGTTGAAGATGGAGTCCAACAACGCCATCATCTGATCCTGACGACAACAGACACATCATCAACAAATAGTTAATGACCAGCTACAAAGATAAGGATGACAAACCATCACAcacagtttgagagagagagagagagagggagagagagagagagagagagagagagagagagagagagagagagagagagagagagagagagagagagagagagagagagagagagagagagacagagaataaataaataaatatgcacCTTAATGAGGAGGTAGAAGTTCCCAGCAGACTCTGTCCAGGCTCCTCCAGGAGGGCGAATCCTCATCATCACTTCCATGAGCAGATAATAGAAGCTACCAGGCCTCTGGAGTAGGAACAGGGGACATGAGTGAGTGTCTACAGACCTGGTATGGCTacagtgtggatggggtagaTAAACAACAGGATGTTTACATTATTAGGGTCACTTACAGATGTTGGAAGAGATGTTTTTCCTTCAAGAAGGCTCAGTAGAACAAATTCATAAAATACATCCGTGAAATTGATGTGGTTGATCTGAAGTCAAACAAATAAGATAATTACATATTTTTCATTGACAAGCACTTTAGAAAGTCTCATTGAGGAGATGTTGGATGAGCAGACGGTGCCTGCAGCTAACGCTCAAGCTTGCATGTAAACCTACTCCTACAAGAGCCATCTCCAGCTCTAGTTGCTCCCTGTTTGCTGGCTCATTAATGAAGTTCACCAGGATGTCGTAGGCCTGCTGAAACTGCCTCACATCCTCAAAACAAAACAATCATAAAATTCCTTAGAACTTGGATCTTAAACTCAAAGCTTCAGGTCTGTAATTCAGAGGGCCTCTGATTGTTTGGCTTGTAAAACATTGGAACATTTCAACTAAACCTTATGAATCACTATTGCCTAAATGTAAGCCACTGGGCAAAGactggttgaatcaactttgtttccttgtcatttcaacaacaacaatgtaatgtgatgatgttgaataaacatggaaaactgattggaatTGAAAAGAGTTATCAACATATTTTTTTCACCAAACTTTTAACCTAAGTCCAATGACATGGTACATTTTTTTGATTGAATTCatattagttgacaactcaaccaaatgtaactAAACACGACACGCTGAAAttacatctgtgcccagtgggaactatatatctggtctgatgaatgtTGTACAATTATTTGAATGGTTACCTGCTGGTTGAGCTCGGACAGTCCACTCAACACCATCCTCCCAGCGTGGGTGAGGTAATTAAGGGAGGTACTGTCTGAGGATGTCAGAGCCTGTGAGAACAAGACAGTACATTTAGAAATGGTACAGAAATGTACATCAAATGAAATTCAAAAGGTGGTAAATTCATACTTTCTCACCTCCATAGCACGTCGGATACCGGCCAGCCTCAGAGAGAAGTTGCTTGTCCCTTGGTTTCCAAAGTAACTCCTGTAAATAGAAATGTTTAGTAGCAAATGTGCAACATAAGAAGCTAAAGCATACATTAATGCCATGAGATGAAGATATCCTTTAATGTTAGCCTATGTTACAACTGCAGGATTTAGAAAAACCATAccaatgtaggatcttaatttgatcactcgtttgaacctgcccgctcgaccctatcccctcctctcttctccagaccatttccggagaccttctcccttacctcacctcgctcatcaacttatccctgaccgctggctacgtcccttccgtcttcaagagagcgagagttgcaccccttctgaaaaaacctacactcgatccctccgatgttaacaactacagaccagtatcccttctttcttttctctccaaaactcttgaacgtgccgtccttggtcagctctcccgctatctctctcagaatgaccttcttgatccaaatcagtcaggtttcaagactagtcattcaactgagactgctcttctctgtatcacggaggcgctccgcaccgctaaagctaactctctctcctctgctctcatccttctagacctatcggctgccttcgatactgtgaaccatcagatcctcctctccaccctctccgagttgggcatctccggcgcggcccacgcttggattgcgtcctacctgacaggtcgctcctaccaggtggcgtggcgagaatctgtctcctcaccacgcgctctcaccactggtgtcccccagggctctgtcctagggcctctcctattctcgctatacaccaagtcacttggctctgtcataacctcacatggtctctcctatcattgctatgcagacgacacacaattaatcttctcctttcccccttctgatgaccaggtggcgaatcgcatctctgcatgtctggcagacatatcagtgtggatgatggatcaccacctcaagctgaacttcggcaagacggagctgctcttcctcccggggaaggactgcccgttccatgatctcgccatcacggttgacaactccattgtgtcctcctcccagagcgctaagaaccttggcgtgatcctggacaacaccctgtcgttctcaactaacatcaaggcggtggcccgttcctgtaggttcatgctctacaacatccgcagagtacgaccctgcctcacacaggaagcggcgcaggtcctaatccaggcacttgtcatctcccgtctggattactgcaactcgctgttggctgggctccctgcctgtgccattaaacccctacaactcatccagaacgccgcagcccgtctggtgttcaaccttcccaagttctctcacgtcaccccgctcctccgctctctccactggcttccagttgaagctcgcatccgctacaagaccatggtgcttgcctacggagctgtgaggggaacggcacctcagtacctccaggctctgatcagaccctacacccaaacaagggcactgcgttcatccacctctggcctgctcgcctccctaccactgaggaagtacagttcccgctcagcccagtcaaaactgttcgctgctctggccccccaatggtggaacaaactccctcacgacgccaggacagcggagtcaatcaccaccttccggagacacctgaaaccccacctctttaaggaatacctaggataggataagtaatccttctcacccccctttaagatttagatgcactattgtaaagtgactgttctactggatgtcataaggtgaatgcaccaatttgtaagtcgctctggataagagcgtctgctaaacgacttaaatgtaaaatgtaaatgtaaatgtttgttgCTGAGACACTTGTATTGTATTttagttttaaaaaggcttttaaaGTTTGGAATtacagacttgatttgccctaaagaAAAATATAtgaacccctacaaaaatgtaaattataatccacataataacaaatatttcccatgccaaaagtgtgccaaaagtgtgcaaagctgttgtcaaggcaaagggtgactatttgaagaatctcaaacctaaaatatattttgattccatgtgttctttcatagttttgatgtcttcactattattctacaacgtagaaaagagtaaaaataaagaaaacccttgaatcagtaggtgtttgaaaacttttgaacggtagtgtatataaagTGTTTCAACTCGATATCTGAAATGCTAatggtgtcttctttttttaagacTATATCCATGTGTGTGAGATGTACACTTTTGTTTCAAGGTAGATTTGTTTAAGCCTACTAAGAAACACTGTGTgtgactgtcacaccctgaccatagagagcctttttattctcttttttggttaggttggggtgtgactagggtgggtaatctaggttgtttttttctatgttggcctggtatggttccctatcagaggcagctgtttatcattgtctctgattgggaatcatatttaggcagccatttcccctctgtgttttgtgggatcttgtttttgtgttgttgccTTTGAGCACTCCAGATCATAACGTTTCatttattctttattgtttttgtgcggTTCACTTCAAATAAAAGATGTCGAACCGatttcacgctgcgctttggtccgagtgTTCTGATGACGATCCTGacagtgaccctgatttagcccactgcagtaaaaggttattaAGGTCCTACATCTGTATAACTACAATATAGGGGCAGATTATTTCAAAGCAAATGTTTTTACTATAGATGAACACAGGAAAGCAAACTCACCACAGCTGGGGCACATCTGCAACATTATGTTGCTCCTCCACAAACTCCTAAAACAgacatcacattaacatcaactcTGGGCTCCcaaggtaagtcagttaagaatatgttcttaactaacttacATAGAcaagtaaataaaaataaatactaaACTGCATTTCACCTGCAACTGAAGAGGACAAAACATTCAGTGACATCATAACAATACTTTCATCCTGACCTAAAAACTTGACAAACCTGTTGAAACCAAAACACTGTGCTTGGAACACAATGACACTGagacacacctgaacacacaagTACAAATGTCAGGAAAACAAATAAAAAGGGTTATTGACTGTAGAAAGAGTTTTACCTGAGGAGTGCTGTCAGGGGTCTGGTCCTGGGTGAAGTGGTAAGGTGGAGGGGAAGGGAACGggggaggcggagggggaggtggagaatCCTGGGGGAACTGCTGAGAGGAGCCAGAGGACGGCTCATGAGGGGTGGTGATAATGTCAGAGGTAGAGAACTGATACGTCATCATGTCATCCCCCCTCTCCTGGAACCCCTCCACTGTGGTGGAGATATCCACCTGCTGTTTAACAAACAACACCGTCAGCCCAACCACAATGTTGAAAACCCCTCAACCAAACATTGAAATAAATCCTACCACAGAGAATCAACAAGGCATACCTGGGCGTCCTCATAATAGGTGAACTCTGACCTCCTCTTGACGAGGCAAGACCTGAGTCCATGGATCCTTCTACCAAGGTACTAAAAATTAGGATAGAAATTTAAATGTATCATTTCATTTTGTCAACATTTATTTACATAGGTAAATGGACATTTGCCACTTTCCATTTTCTTTTATGAGTGTTTGACTGTACCTTAATACCAGTCAACTCCTTGTTGGTGAGGACCACCTGGACATTACCCTTTCAAAGAGGCACATTGGAAAAATTACATTTCATTCAGGAAATATAAGTAGCCCTATATTTGGTGCAGCATTTGACACAAATCAGGTGCATTTGAGATGAAAGATCAGTTGAGAATCTCTCACCCATGGGTCCAGGATTTTTTCCTGAATGACTCTGCTCCACCACAGCTGTTTCTCCACTCCCCTCACAATGCACAGGTGATGCATGTCCTCTTCGTTTTGCTATAAGGAAAAACGGCTTCAGTCTGCACACCTCTCTGTATATTTTAGATTTCTATATCATTTGGCAGGTGATCACCACTGGCAGTGATATAGAGTCCACACGATGTTCGTACAACAACTTTCCTCTAGGTTTCAATTAGGACCAGACATACAAAAGAAACCCCAGAGACAAATGGGAGTTAAAACACACAGGTGTGTTCATAAATGTTAAGAATATGTCTGAAGTACCTGCACTCGTCCATAACGGATCATCCAGGTATGGAAATGAAACGAACCCCAGTTCCCAACCAGCTGCATCTTCTCAAAGGGAAAACCAGAGTCTTCACTATTTGGCTGCAAAACAAAGACATCCCCTAATTGTAGAGCTTTCTCTGTGATTATTAACAAACAGACCAAGGAATTAAAGCCAGACAGGGCTGCTGCCCAACCTCCTTATCCAT comes from Oncorhynchus gorbuscha isolate QuinsamMale2020 ecotype Even-year linkage group LG24, OgorEven_v1.0, whole genome shotgun sequence and encodes:
- the LOC124012209 gene encoding uncharacterized protein LOC124012209 produces the protein MIVRELAVLNTQIFMMEQPIFICFNPVGRLVWEELSSQTEQVAIHMQYVDEEVQQQPGLALIPWSGPQWVSSAPVKLQPTYYLTHAGNTLVREMSVLNTQIFMMEQPIFICFTPVGRMVWEELTSQTEQPNSEDSGFPFEKMQLVGNWGSFHFHTWMIRYGRVQQNEEDMHHLCIVRGVEKQLWWSRVIQEKILDPWGNVQVVLTNKELTGIKYLGRRIHGLRSCLVKRRSEFTYYEDAQQVDISTTVEGFQERGDDMMTYQFSTSDIITTPHEPSSGSSQQFPQDSPPPPPPPPFPSPPPYHFTQDQTPDSTPQEFVEEQHNVADVPQLWSYFGNQGTSNFSLRLAGIRRAMEALTSSDSTSLNYLTHAGRMVLSGLSELNQQVTIQIIVQHSSDQIYSSHWAQM